The proteins below come from a single Roseiflexus sp. RS-1 genomic window:
- the pstA gene encoding phosphate ABC transporter permease PstA gives MSLKSSASPNYSRRKAIDVMMRSLVFVATGLAIVPLVLIIGYVIVIGGGALNWEFFTDIYQPPMQVSMPDLGPIDPNDPFANLDLGSLVGGEPGTGQEGANDEKGADILEAPARGGVFHGIVGTLLITTVALIIATPIGIMAGIFLSEFPDNSVATTVRFASDVLSGAPSIIVGVTAYILIVNAKGADGQPLGFAGIAGSIALTFLMVPTITRTTEEVLKLVPEATREAALAMGATTWYSTFTVVIPTALSGIVTGVMLAFARGAGETAPLIMTVLGSNVLMTNLFEPMAALPLITYRYTESPFPSENTLAWGSAFVLMMLVLLVNILVRIATRNRLRMR, from the coding sequence ATGAGCCTGAAATCGAGTGCATCGCCCAACTACTCCCGTCGCAAAGCCATCGACGTGATGATGCGCAGTCTGGTCTTCGTGGCAACAGGACTTGCAATCGTGCCGCTTGTGCTGATCATCGGGTACGTTATCGTCATCGGCGGCGGAGCTTTGAACTGGGAGTTCTTCACCGATATCTATCAGCCGCCGATGCAAGTGTCAATGCCTGATCTTGGTCCTATCGACCCGAATGATCCGTTTGCCAATCTCGACCTGGGATCACTCGTCGGCGGCGAACCCGGAACTGGACAGGAGGGGGCAAACGATGAAAAAGGGGCTGATATTCTCGAAGCGCCCGCTCGTGGCGGCGTCTTTCACGGGATTGTCGGTACGTTGCTCATTACGACAGTGGCGCTGATCATTGCCACGCCGATCGGTATCATGGCGGGAATCTTCCTGTCTGAGTTCCCCGACAACTCAGTTGCGACAACCGTGCGCTTCGCCTCCGATGTATTGTCTGGCGCTCCTTCGATCATCGTTGGCGTTACAGCGTACATTCTGATTGTGAACGCAAAAGGCGCCGATGGTCAACCGCTTGGTTTCGCCGGGATCGCCGGTTCGATTGCGCTCACGTTTCTTATGGTGCCGACCATTACCCGCACAACGGAAGAAGTGTTGAAACTGGTGCCAGAGGCGACCCGCGAAGCGGCGCTGGCAATGGGCGCCACGACCTGGTACTCGACATTTACCGTCGTTATCCCAACCGCACTCTCCGGCATCGTCACCGGCGTGATGCTCGCGTTTGCTCGTGGCGCGGGTGAAACCGCTCCGCTCATTATGACGGTGCTCGGCAGCAACGTTTTGATGACCAATCTCTTCGAGCCAATGGCAGCGTTGCCGCTGATTACGTATCGCTACACCGAGTCGCCGTTCCCGAGCGAAAACACGCTCGCCTGGGGCAGCGCCTTTGTGCTGATGATGCTGGTGTTGCTGGTCAATATCCTGGTGCGCATCGCCACACGCAATCGCCTGCGCATGCGCTAA
- the pstC gene encoding phosphate ABC transporter permease subunit PstC has protein sequence MAQAQAARETFRERIAKRTQHGDGIFWGLTLFFALLVIALVFAILWVTWSDSQLARERFGLAFFTSGEWNPVETEVNPVSFGAMPAIVGTLISSAIALILAAPVAIGIGIFLAELCPPAIRTPLSFMVELLAAIPSVIYGVWGVMVFAPFFTQNIARPMSETIGQIVPWLGGNVASGRGLLIAGIILSIMILPTIAAITRDVLTLVPNTQREVMLALGATRWEVIWLSVVPYARAGIIGAVMLGLGRALGETMAATMLVGNRPQVPETLFEPATTAAALVASELVNSQTLIHESALVLIALALFAITLLLNLSARLLIWYMNRGPVGRTRA, from the coding sequence ATGGCACAGGCACAGGCAGCTCGTGAAACGTTTCGAGAACGCATTGCGAAACGCACACAGCACGGGGATGGTATTTTCTGGGGATTGACACTCTTTTTTGCGCTGCTCGTTATTGCACTGGTGTTTGCTATTCTGTGGGTCACATGGAGCGATTCTCAACTGGCGCGTGAGCGATTTGGGTTGGCGTTTTTTACATCGGGAGAATGGAATCCGGTTGAAACGGAGGTCAACCCGGTCAGTTTCGGAGCAATGCCGGCCATCGTCGGTACGTTGATCTCTTCGGCGATTGCACTGATACTGGCAGCGCCAGTAGCGATTGGCATTGGGATTTTTCTGGCAGAATTGTGTCCGCCTGCTATCCGTACCCCGCTTTCATTCATGGTCGAATTGCTGGCCGCCATTCCGAGCGTTATTTATGGCGTTTGGGGCGTGATGGTCTTTGCACCGTTCTTTACTCAGAACATCGCACGACCGATGTCTGAAACCATAGGACAGATCGTCCCGTGGCTCGGTGGAAACGTTGCGTCTGGTCGCGGTTTGCTTATTGCCGGGATTATTCTGTCGATCATGATCCTGCCGACGATTGCGGCTATTACCCGTGATGTGCTGACCCTGGTGCCGAATACGCAACGCGAGGTGATGCTGGCGTTAGGCGCAACCAGATGGGAGGTTATCTGGCTATCGGTCGTGCCCTATGCACGCGCCGGTATCATCGGTGCAGTGATGCTCGGTCTGGGGCGTGCGCTGGGAGAGACTATGGCCGCCACCATGCTGGTCGGTAATCGTCCGCAGGTGCCGGAAACGCTGTTCGAGCCGGCCACAACTGCGGCTGCTCTGGTCGCCAGTGAACTGGTCAACTCGCAGACACTGATCCACGAGAGTGCGCTGGTGCTGATTGCACTGGCGCTCTTTGCGATTACCCTGCTGTTGAATCTGTCTGCACGTCTGCTGATCTGGTATATGAACCGCGGACCCGTCGGGAGGACACGCGCATGA
- the pstS gene encoding phosphate ABC transporter substrate-binding protein PstS yields the protein MQRHLVRPVLLMIAFVLFMSTFVITAQTQAQTQPTPTPRPQATPTRPRATPTPRPRRTPTPRPQAATPTAQPTAPAAWAPRQISGVVLQGSGATFPNPLYQAWISVYKNVVPGVTISYQAVGSGQGQRDFIRYLTDFGGTDSALPADRIAAEAPDALHVPMVIGAVVPTYNLPGLPAGTVLRFSPETLSGIYLGEITRWNDPRIAADNPGVALPDLPITVVYRSDSSGTTSIWTDYLSKVSETWRTRVGAGTTVRWPAGIGAPGNAGVAGTVVRTEGAIGYVEQAFAIGNRLPVPAVKNAAGNYVLPTPETVSAAAAGVTIPEDLRFSITNPQGANSYPIAGLTWILIRSQTYTDVPKAQALTDFLYWCLTEGQGAAIRLGYVQLPTEVRLKAMAQLNKVRVRGEQVFTTPPR from the coding sequence ATGCAACGGCATCTTGTCCGCCCGGTTCTGTTGATGATAGCATTCGTCCTGTTCATGTCGACGTTCGTGATCACGGCGCAGACCCAGGCGCAAACTCAGCCGACGCCGACTCCACGACCACAGGCTACGCCAACGCGCCCCCGCGCAACGCCAACCCCGCGCCCCCGACGGACACCGACTCCACGACCACAGGCGGCTACTCCAACCGCTCAACCGACTGCTCCTGCGGCGTGGGCGCCACGTCAGATTAGCGGCGTCGTGTTGCAGGGATCAGGAGCGACTTTCCCGAACCCCCTCTATCAGGCATGGATCAGCGTGTACAAGAATGTTGTTCCTGGGGTGACCATCAGTTATCAGGCAGTGGGGTCTGGTCAGGGTCAGCGCGACTTCATCCGCTATCTGACCGATTTTGGCGGCACCGACTCGGCGCTACCGGCGGATCGCATCGCTGCCGAAGCGCCGGACGCGCTGCACGTGCCGATGGTTATCGGCGCAGTCGTGCCGACCTACAACCTGCCTGGCTTGCCCGCCGGTACAGTGCTGCGCTTCTCGCCAGAAACGCTGAGCGGCATCTATCTGGGTGAAATTACACGCTGGAATGATCCGCGGATCGCTGCTGACAACCCTGGCGTTGCGCTTCCAGACCTGCCAATCACGGTTGTCTATCGCTCGGATAGCTCAGGTACAACGTCGATCTGGACTGATTACCTGTCGAAGGTGAGTGAAACCTGGCGCACTCGCGTCGGCGCCGGTACGACCGTCCGCTGGCCCGCCGGTATTGGAGCACCGGGCAATGCAGGCGTCGCCGGCACGGTGGTTCGCACAGAGGGCGCCATCGGGTATGTTGAACAGGCGTTTGCAATCGGCAACCGTTTGCCGGTGCCGGCCGTGAAAAACGCAGCGGGCAACTATGTCCTGCCTACACCAGAAACCGTCTCTGCGGCAGCGGCCGGTGTGACTATTCCCGAAGACCTGCGGTTCTCAATCACTAACCCGCAGGGTGCAAACTCGTACCCGATTGCCGGGTTGACCTGGATCCTGATCCGCTCACAGACCTACACAGACGTTCCAAAGGCGCAGGCGCTCACCGACTTTCTCTACTGGTGTCTCACCGAAGGGCAGGGGGCTGCCATCCGTCTCGGTTATGTCCAACTGCCGACAGAAGTGCGCCTGAAGGCAATGGCGCAACTGAACAAAGTGCGTGTCCGTGGCGAGCAGGTGTTTACGACACCGCCGCGCTAA
- the phoU gene encoding phosphate signaling complex protein PhoU yields MLHGIKHDYDRLRHALDGMAQRVKEAMHEALQALRRFDAIGASQIIHDDPDINALQQDIEDLTARFISRWQPLLRDLRRVLTLLMVAGELERIGDYAKQIALQVRRAREAGYTPLLTTDLQELGALTEHILTASIAAFLSEDATTARAIATLDDQVDARRRAILEAVRQMALNDAALFDAALASLEITRALERVADRATNIAERTVYLATAAHESLNA; encoded by the coding sequence GTGCTGCACGGTATAAAGCACGATTATGATCGTCTGCGCCACGCACTCGACGGTATGGCGCAGCGCGTCAAGGAGGCGATGCACGAGGCGCTTCAGGCGTTGCGTCGCTTCGATGCCATCGGTGCGTCACAGATCATTCATGACGATCCCGATATCAACGCCCTTCAGCAGGATATCGAAGACCTTACAGCCCGTTTCATCAGTCGCTGGCAGCCACTTTTGCGCGATCTACGTCGTGTGCTTACCCTGCTGATGGTTGCTGGCGAACTTGAACGCATCGGCGATTACGCCAAACAGATCGCCCTCCAGGTGCGTCGCGCCAGGGAAGCCGGGTACACCCCGCTGCTCACGACCGATCTCCAGGAGTTGGGGGCGCTGACCGAACATATCCTGACTGCCAGTATTGCGGCATTCCTCTCGGAAGATGCCACAACAGCGCGCGCAATCGCCACCCTCGATGATCAGGTCGATGCACGTCGCCGTGCTATTCTCGAGGCGGTGCGCCAGATGGCGCTCAATGACGCCGCCCTCTTTGATGCAGCGCTTGCATCGCTCGAAATCACCCGTGCGCTCGAGCGTGTCGCCGATCGAGCGACAAATATCGCCGAACGCACCGTCTACCTGGCTACCGCAGCGCACGAGTCGCTCAACGCGTAA
- the pstB gene encoding phosphate ABC transporter ATP-binding protein PstB, whose amino-acid sequence MATAEFSSVNTLQSNGKYAVELKNTHIYYGAFRAVNNVSLQIERQRITAFIGPSGCGKSTVLRAINRMNDLIPGSRLEGQILFHGKNIYDPDVDPVEVRRRIGMVFQKPNPFPKSIYENIMFGPRINGWRGTKQQADELVERALRGAAIWDEVKDKLHQPGTALSGGQQQRLCIARALAVQPEVILMDEPCSALDPISTLKIEELMFELRQNYTIVIVTHNMQQAARVSDYTAFFLMNESRAGELIEYGPTTQIFQNPHDERTENYISGRFG is encoded by the coding sequence ATGGCAACCGCCGAGTTCTCTTCAGTCAATACGCTGCAATCAAACGGCAAGTATGCCGTTGAACTGAAAAATACCCACATCTACTACGGCGCCTTTCGCGCGGTCAACAACGTCAGTCTCCAGATCGAGCGACAGCGAATAACCGCCTTCATCGGACCGTCGGGGTGTGGGAAGAGTACGGTGTTGCGCGCAATCAACCGTATGAACGACCTGATCCCCGGTTCGCGTCTCGAGGGACAGATCCTGTTTCACGGCAAGAATATCTATGACCCGGACGTCGATCCGGTCGAGGTGCGGCGGCGGATTGGCATGGTGTTCCAGAAGCCGAATCCTTTCCCCAAGAGTATCTACGAAAACATCATGTTCGGTCCGCGCATCAATGGCTGGCGCGGCACGAAGCAGCAGGCTGACGAACTGGTGGAGCGCGCGCTGCGCGGCGCCGCGATCTGGGACGAGGTCAAGGATAAACTGCACCAACCCGGTACCGCACTCTCCGGCGGTCAGCAGCAACGGCTCTGCATCGCTCGCGCGCTCGCCGTGCAACCCGAAGTCATTCTGATGGACGAGCCATGCTCGGCGCTCGACCCGATTTCGACCCTCAAGATTGAAGAATTGATGTTCGAACTGCGCCAGAACTACACAATTGTGATTGTGACTCACAATATGCAACAGGCGGCGCGCGTTTCGGATTATACCGCCTTCTTTCTCATGAACGAATCACGTGCTGGCGAATTGATCGAGTACGGACCGACCACGCAGATCTTTCAGAACCCTCACGACGAACGCACCGAGAATTATATCTCCGGTCGGTTCGGCTAG
- the pstA gene encoding phosphate ABC transporter permease PstA encodes MSAQSMDQRDRPTGYLPEGADINRNIAARRLRGAIWQAIFVSSLIIGLLALATLIYTIVDETFGYIAVQTKIDPEELEELTDGRPLEELSKEELIEILRANVSAGLFRRFDRDEPFSERSKESVLQLVEERVVGREVVAAYKLTESLLERERIEATVRERFPRAKLEFHSWINREFLTRPMSSVPLLAGVGNAILGSLWVIAITMLLAIPIGILGGVYLEEYASDTWYYRLIETNINNLAGVPSIIYGILGLAVFVRALEALTSGAMFGVTDSNGRTILSAGLTMALLVLPLMIINAREAIRAVPQSLRQASYGLGATKWQTVWHHVLPNALPGILTGTILSVSRAMGETAPLIVIGASTFVVFFPDSVFDKFTVIPIQIYNWTSQPGAQFRSIAAAAIIVLLVTLLALNATAILLRNRLRRNY; translated from the coding sequence ATGAGCGCACAATCGATGGATCAGCGCGATAGGCCAACCGGTTATCTGCCGGAAGGTGCGGATATTAATCGCAATATCGCGGCGCGCCGTCTCCGCGGCGCTATCTGGCAGGCAATCTTCGTTTCATCGTTGATTATCGGCTTGCTGGCGCTGGCGACGTTGATCTATACCATCGTGGACGAAACGTTTGGCTATATTGCAGTGCAAACAAAGATCGACCCTGAGGAATTGGAGGAATTGACGGACGGTAGACCGCTCGAAGAGTTGTCAAAGGAAGAGTTGATCGAAATCCTGCGCGCGAATGTTTCCGCCGGACTGTTCCGACGCTTCGACCGTGATGAGCCGTTCAGTGAACGTTCGAAAGAGAGCGTTCTGCAACTGGTCGAAGAGCGCGTGGTTGGTCGTGAGGTGGTCGCTGCGTATAAACTGACCGAGTCGTTGCTCGAACGCGAGCGGATCGAAGCGACTGTTCGCGAGCGCTTCCCGCGCGCTAAACTGGAGTTCCATTCGTGGATCAACCGCGAATTTCTCACCCGCCCGATGAGCAGTGTTCCCCTTCTGGCGGGTGTCGGCAATGCGATCCTGGGATCGCTCTGGGTGATTGCAATCACGATGCTGCTCGCCATTCCCATCGGCATTCTTGGCGGCGTCTATCTGGAAGAGTATGCCAGCGATACCTGGTACTACCGTTTGATCGAGACCAACATCAATAACCTTGCGGGTGTGCCTTCGATCATCTACGGCATTCTGGGGCTGGCAGTCTTTGTGCGCGCACTCGAAGCATTGACCAGCGGCGCGATGTTTGGCGTCACCGACTCGAACGGACGAACCATCCTGTCCGCCGGGCTGACCATGGCGCTGCTGGTTCTCCCGCTGATGATCATTAATGCCCGCGAAGCGATCCGCGCCGTGCCGCAGTCACTCCGTCAGGCATCGTATGGTCTGGGAGCGACAAAGTGGCAGACGGTCTGGCATCACGTACTGCCAAATGCGCTTCCCGGCATTCTGACCGGCACGATCCTCAGCGTCTCGCGCGCGATGGGTGAAACGGCGCCACTGATTGTTATCGGCGCATCAACGTTCGTTGTGTTCTTTCCCGATAGCGTCTTCGATAAATTTACGGTGATCCCGATCCAGATCTATAACTGGACCTCGCAACCCGGTGCGCAATTCCGCAGCATCGCGGCAGCGGCAATTATCGTGCTGCTCGTCACGCTGCTGGCGCTTAACGCAACTGCAATTCTGCTGCGCAATCGTCTCAGGAGGAATTACTGA
- the pstC gene encoding phosphate ABC transporter permease subunit PstC: MEQEARVAVERSTPLSISPINLRGKPRFGENVIEIIVFICGAISIFTTTAIVIVLFQEAWMFFGSPEVDLVEFFGTTTWQPETGRFGIWPLMTSTLITSIIALMVAVPLGLGAAIYLSEYASPQARGYLKPILEVLAGVPTVVYGYFALTFVTPVILQGLLGKGNVEIYNMLSAGLTMGIMILPLVASMSEDALSAVPRALREGAYGLGATRLETSLRIVVPAALSGILAAVIVAMSRAVGETMIVALAAGAGPRFTFNPLQAAETMTGHIARISGGDISYASIQYTSIFAIALVLFFMTLLLNLLSGWVVSRFREVYE, from the coding sequence ATGGAACAGGAAGCGCGTGTTGCCGTTGAACGCTCCACACCATTGAGCATCAGTCCGATCAATCTGCGCGGCAAGCCACGGTTCGGCGAAAACGTTATAGAGATCATCGTCTTTATTTGTGGCGCGATTTCTATTTTTACAACCACAGCAATCGTTATCGTTCTGTTCCAGGAAGCCTGGATGTTCTTTGGTTCGCCAGAGGTTGATCTGGTAGAGTTTTTCGGCACAACCACCTGGCAGCCGGAAACCGGTCGCTTCGGTATCTGGCCATTGATGACATCGACGCTGATTACAAGTATCATTGCGCTGATGGTGGCCGTGCCGCTGGGATTGGGCGCTGCGATCTATTTGAGTGAATATGCATCTCCCCAGGCGCGTGGCTACCTCAAGCCGATCCTCGAAGTGCTGGCGGGAGTGCCAACCGTGGTTTACGGCTACTTTGCACTGACATTCGTGACGCCGGTGATCCTTCAGGGGTTGCTGGGCAAGGGGAATGTCGAGATCTACAATATGCTGTCGGCAGGGTTGACAATGGGTATCATGATCCTGCCGCTGGTCGCATCGATGAGCGAGGACGCTCTGAGCGCCGTACCGCGTGCATTGCGTGAAGGTGCATATGGTCTTGGCGCAACCCGCCTCGAGACATCGCTGCGTATCGTGGTTCCGGCGGCGCTGTCGGGCATCCTGGCAGCGGTGATTGTGGCAATGTCGCGCGCGGTCGGTGAAACGATGATCGTTGCACTGGCAGCCGGCGCCGGACCCCGCTTTACCTTCAATCCGTTGCAGGCAGCCGAAACCATGACCGGGCATATCGCGCGTATCAGCGGCGGCGACATCAGTTACGCCAGCATTCAGTACACCAGCATTTTCGCCATCGCTCTGGTGCTCTTCTTCATGACGCTGCTGCTCAACCTGTTGAGCGGATGGGTTGTGAGTCGCTTCCGGGAGGTGTATGAATGA
- a CDS encoding PstS family phosphate ABC transporter substrate-binding protein, with the protein MHIIRKRFFASLLMLALIAPIIAACGGQTAQPTAAPAQPTAAPAEATPAPGQPTAAPAQPTAAPTQPTAEPAAEIDYDGLPDVDPGAVTGNIVTAGSSTVFPLTQRMAERFKDEGYTGNITIDSIGTGAGFERFCKAGETDISNASRPIKAAEVENCRAIGREPVEFRVGTDALAVVVNPANTFVDSLTKAQLADIFSGKAKTWKDVNPDWPANPIKLFSPGSDSGTFDFFVEVVMDPAFEKKGKEAILNAPGIQLSENDNVLVQGVEGDPNAIGYFGYAYFVPEKDRLKAVKVEGVEPTEKTAETGEYPLARPLFIYSDAKIMKEKPQVAAFINFYLTFVNDEVLDVGYFPASQQAINVAKANWLAAMGMEVKMPEVDPGAVTGNIVTAGSSTVFPLTQRMAERFKDEGYTGNITIDSIGTGAGFERFCKAGETDISNASRPIKAAEVENCRAIGREPVEFRVGTDALAVVVNPANTFVDSLTKAQLADIFSGKAKTWKDVNPDWPANPIKLFSPGTDSGTFDFFVEVVMDPAFEKKGKEAILNAPGIQLSENDNVLVQGVEGDPNAIGYFGYAYFIAEKDRLKAVKVEGVEPNDQTAESGQYPLARPLFIYSDAKIMKEKPQVAAFINFYLTFVNDEVLDVGYFPASQQAINVAKLNWLAAMKP; encoded by the coding sequence ATGCACATCATCAGGAAACGGTTTTTCGCGTCGCTGCTGATGCTGGCGCTGATCGCGCCAATCATCGCAGCCTGTGGCGGTCAGACCGCGCAACCGACCGCCGCGCCCGCGCAACCGACCGCCGCGCCCGCGGAAGCAACCCCGGCGCCAGGACAACCGACCGCCGCGCCCGCGCAACCGACCGCCGCGCCCACGCAACCGACTGCCGAACCGGCGGCGGAGATCGATTACGATGGTCTTCCCGACGTCGATCCGGGAGCAGTAACGGGGAATATCGTCACCGCCGGGTCATCGACGGTCTTCCCGCTGACCCAGCGGATGGCGGAGCGCTTCAAGGACGAGGGGTACACTGGCAACATCACGATCGACTCGATCGGCACCGGCGCCGGGTTCGAGCGCTTCTGCAAGGCGGGCGAAACCGACATCTCCAACGCCAGCCGCCCCATCAAAGCCGCTGAAGTCGAGAACTGCCGCGCCATCGGTCGCGAGCCGGTCGAGTTCCGCGTCGGCACCGACGCCCTGGCAGTGGTCGTCAACCCGGCCAACACCTTCGTCGACAGCCTGACCAAGGCGCAACTCGCCGATATCTTCTCCGGCAAAGCCAAGACCTGGAAGGACGTCAACCCCGACTGGCCCGCCAATCCGATCAAACTCTTCAGCCCCGGCTCCGACTCCGGCACCTTCGACTTCTTCGTCGAAGTGGTGATGGACCCGGCGTTTGAGAAGAAGGGGAAGGAAGCCATCCTGAACGCTCCCGGCATTCAGTTGAGCGAGAACGACAACGTGCTGGTGCAGGGCGTGGAAGGCGACCCCAACGCCATCGGCTACTTCGGCTACGCCTACTTCGTTCCCGAGAAGGATCGCCTCAAAGCGGTGAAGGTCGAAGGCGTCGAGCCTACTGAGAAGACCGCCGAAACCGGCGAGTATCCGCTGGCGCGACCGCTCTTCATCTACTCCGACGCGAAGATTATGAAGGAGAAGCCGCAGGTCGCCGCGTTCATCAACTTCTATCTGACCTTCGTCAACGATGAGGTACTCGACGTCGGCTACTTCCCCGCCTCCCAGCAGGCGATCAACGTCGCCAAAGCAAACTGGCTGGCAGCGATGGGAATGGAAGTCAAGATGCCTGAGGTCGATCCGGGAGCAGTAACGGGGAATATCGTCACCGCCGGGTCATCGACGGTCTTCCCGCTGACCCAGCGGATGGCGGAGCGCTTCAAGGACGAGGGGTACACTGGCAACATCACGATCGACTCGATCGGCACCGGCGCCGGGTTCGAGCGCTTCTGCAAGGCGGGCGAAACCGACATCTCCAACGCCAGCCGCCCCATCAAAGCCGCTGAAGTCGAGAACTGCCGCGCCATCGGTCGCGAGCCGGTCGAGTTCCGCGTCGGCACCGACGCCCTGGCAGTGGTCGTCAACCCGGCCAACACCTTCGTCGACAGCCTGACCAAGGCGCAACTCGCCGATATCTTCTCCGGCAAAGCCAAGACCTGGAAGGACGTCAACCCCGACTGGCCCGCCAATCCGATCAAACTCTTCAGCCCCGGCACCGACTCCGGCACCTTCGACTTCTTCGTCGAAGTGGTGATGGACCCGGCGTTTGAGAAGAAGGGGAAGGAAGCCATCCTGAACGCTCCCGGCATTCAGTTGAGCGAGAACGACAACGTGCTGGTGCAGGGCGTGGAAGGCGACCCCAACGCCATCGGCTACTTCGGCTACGCCTACTTCATCGCCGAGAAGGATCGCCTCAAAGCGGTGAAGGTCGAAGGCGTCGAGCCGAATGACCAGACGGCGGAGAGCGGGCAGTATCCGCTGGCGCGCCCGCTCTTCATCTACTCCGACGCCAAGATTATGAAGGAGAAGCCGCAGGTCGCCGCCTTCATCAACTTCTATCTGACCTTCGTCAACGATGAGGTGCTCGACGTCGGCTACTTCCCTGCCTCTCAGCAGGCGATCAACGTCGCCAAACTGAATTGGCTGGCAGCGATGAAGCCATAA
- a CDS encoding STAS domain-containing protein, whose translation MNITSASRHSSRSLSLLLALALISLSVLSLSISNALQVASNWRVHQRALAAQQQSLAHGVAVETQTFLDARWNMLNTAIRMSNLATAPVAHRIEALQRLLALDPSFEQLTILDDRRFVVAAVSQNRQRTPNFLDTALVEEIMHQTTLRNRYVSSLRIDGATGEPGIILALPLVDSFENDQGALIATVNARFLWDALKRQLPFREGIAYIVNRDGDLLACTDTARVLRGDTAVDIPVVQAAFAHDRSGSFQTLHYTGLTGIEVVGSYEALREPAWAVVVEVPRTVAYRDIVNDIGVSALILLSAAVVSGGIGVYLARWLSAPLHRLTRLAERIAAGERDLRVAVRGPREVEILARAFDTMTTQLEQNLETLEHRVAERTADLQAALARVEAQAQEQARLLEEIAQQRQAIRELSVPVLPVTDQALVMPLVGAIDTERLADIQDRALHALQRSHARYLLVDITGVPVVDSQVAQGLLAINAMCRLLGAEMVLIGIRPEVAQTIVGLGMNLSSLRTAADLQTILGEITRRDQGRATRNGAANGGIAQNHAFFDLFSSRD comes from the coding sequence ATGAACATCACATCTGCATCCAGGCACTCATCACGCAGCCTCTCGCTGTTGCTCGCTCTTGCGCTGATCAGCCTGAGTGTGCTGTCGCTCTCGATCAGCAATGCGTTGCAGGTCGCCTCGAACTGGCGGGTGCATCAGCGTGCGCTTGCTGCTCAGCAGCAGTCGCTTGCTCACGGGGTAGCCGTCGAGACGCAAACGTTCCTCGATGCACGCTGGAATATGTTGAACACAGCTATCAGGATGTCCAATCTGGCGACTGCGCCGGTGGCGCATCGTATCGAGGCGCTGCAACGCCTGCTCGCCCTCGATCCGTCGTTTGAACAGTTGACGATCCTGGATGATAGACGCTTTGTCGTCGCGGCGGTCAGTCAGAATCGCCAGAGGACGCCCAACTTCCTCGATACAGCGCTGGTCGAGGAGATCATGCACCAGACAACGCTGCGGAATCGCTATGTCAGTTCACTGCGGATCGATGGTGCGACAGGTGAACCGGGTATCATCCTGGCGTTGCCACTGGTCGATTCATTTGAAAACGATCAGGGCGCGCTGATAGCGACGGTCAACGCCAGATTTCTGTGGGATGCCCTTAAGCGGCAGTTGCCCTTCCGTGAAGGGATCGCATATATTGTCAACCGGGATGGCGATCTGCTGGCCTGCACCGACACTGCGCGCGTGCTACGCGGCGACACCGCCGTTGATATCCCTGTGGTGCAGGCAGCATTTGCCCATGACCGCTCCGGCTCGTTCCAGACCCTGCACTATACCGGTCTCACCGGCATCGAGGTTGTTGGCAGTTACGAAGCGCTCCGAGAGCCAGCGTGGGCAGTAGTGGTCGAAGTGCCACGCACCGTCGCCTATCGTGATATTGTGAACGATATTGGCGTTTCAGCGCTTATTCTCCTGAGCGCGGCAGTCGTGTCCGGCGGTATTGGCGTCTACCTGGCGCGCTGGTTGTCGGCGCCGTTGCACCGTCTGACCCGCCTGGCGGAGCGTATCGCAGCGGGTGAGCGCGATCTGCGGGTTGCTGTGCGCGGTCCGCGTGAGGTGGAGATACTTGCGCGCGCGTTCGATACCATGACCACGCAACTCGAACAGAACCTGGAGACGCTGGAACATCGGGTTGCGGAGCGAACTGCCGATCTGCAAGCAGCGCTTGCCAGGGTTGAGGCGCAGGCGCAGGAGCAGGCGCGGTTGCTCGAAGAAATCGCGCAGCAGCGCCAGGCGATTCGAGAATTGAGCGTTCCGGTGCTGCCGGTGACCGATCAGGCGCTGGTGATGCCGCTGGTCGGCGCGATTGATACCGAGCGGCTGGCGGATATTCAGGATCGGGCGCTGCACGCATTGCAGCGGTCGCACGCACGCTATCTGCTCGTCGATATCACCGGCGTGCCGGTGGTCGATAGTCAGGTTGCGCAAGGTTTGCTTGCGATCAACGCCATGTGTCGGTTGCTGGGCGCCGAAATGGTGTTGATCGGCATTCGCCCCGAAGTGGCGCAGACAATTGTGGGCCTGGGGATGAACCTGTCGTCGCTGCGAACCGCCGCCGACCTGCAGACGATACTGGGTGAGATCACCCGCCGGGATCAGGGTCGTGCAACGCGCAATGGCGCCGCGAACGGCGGCATCGCACAGAACCATGCGTTCTTCGATCTGTTCAGCAGCCGCGATTGA